One Brassica napus cultivar Da-Ae chromosome C4, Da-Ae, whole genome shotgun sequence genomic region harbors:
- the LOC106445245 gene encoding calmodulin-binding protein 25: MASSDGLASVEPWSFRQSFNIDSWLLPDHDSDILAKALHRSISTSTPTDPFSPSAYFDSAAVADLSPPQTLSNVSFASDLDISGAGGANRKRGPGVSGDKPAKRRSRVSTKKSQTTFITADAANFRQMVQQVTGAKFIGSSSHGIFSPIVKPEPHRLATRLPPSSSSVVPTLDTSSFLSNHHQENMINDFSSVSAPASSVFQSSTASTVKSGVGGGGGSAVELDSYFPTLESWKVM, encoded by the coding sequence atggcgTCGTCTGATGGATTGGCGAGCGTTGAGCCTTGGTCGTTCCGACAAAGCTTCAACATCGACTCCTGGTTACTTCCTGATCACGACAGTGACATACTCGCCAAAGCTCTTCACAGATCCATCTCTACATCTACACCCACCGATCCTTTTTCTCCTTCGGCTTACTTCGACTCCGCCGCCGTTGCCGATCTTTCTCCTCCGCAAACGCTCTCTAACGTCTCCTTCGCCTCAGATCTGGACATCTCCGGCGCTGGTGGGGCGAACCGGAAGCGTGGTCCTGGCGTCTCCGGAGATAAACCAGCGAAACGCCGATCTCGAGTCTCAACGAAGAAGTCTCAGACAACCTTTATAACGGCGGACGCGGCTAACTTCCGGCAGATGGTTCAGCAAGTCACCGGCGCGAAGTTCATCGGTTCTTCTTCCCACGGCATTTTCTCTCCGATCGTGAAGCCGGAGCCGCATAGGCTCGCTACCAGGCTACCACCATCGTCATCCTCGGTGGTTCCCACGCTTGATACGTCGTCGTTTTTGTCGAACCATCACCAGGAGAACATGATCAACGATTTTAGCTCTGTTTCAGCGCCGGCGAGTTCGGTTTTTCAGTCAAGTACGGCGTCGACGGTGAAGTCCGGTGTTGGTGGTGGCGGTGGTTCCGCCGTGGAGTTGGATAGTTACTTCCCTACGCTTGAGTCGTGGAAAGTTATGTGA